In Drosophila nasuta strain 15112-1781.00 chromosome 2R, ASM2355853v1, whole genome shotgun sequence, a single genomic region encodes these proteins:
- the LOC132785732 gene encoding insulin-like peptide receptor isoform X2, with protein MWRSLFGLLLLCPLAAIIRAENICGSIEVRKLSDFDQLRNCSLVVGHVRIANLQLPGNVNLTQLQTNVTEITDYLLIYHTTGLLTAEYIFPKLRLIRGRELLFNQYSFVVYENRNLREIGLLQLLRIQDGKIRIENNPTLCYVDTIDWVYLLGNSTKQHFSIKGNRSPNHCPLCNGLSADYDYLHKNMAYCWRILAPQLKLTRPKVEGCPASCGRFGCDVNGTCCDHNCLTGCSSQNCTLCGNYQRNGRCVNQCIASYELNKRQCIAGKECQQLNLITLAQGLRCVDQCPKNHKPIIDANGGKQCDLECRGLYHVKRVEDLEQLRDCVSIQGSLIIELVDIKEPIVKALEQALGNIKEITGYLKVIHSAPLMSLTFLMNLDTIRGDELIEKKYALYVVNNYHLEHIWPTNRQVAIQHGSIFFHLNPRLCYEKILNLQPALKNLKSEISVADVSPNSNGERMICGEDVSTLDPQIQDINATAVSIVLDFMKYEYVSNLIGYTYHFMEAPKRNITMYDGRHGCGHDNWLMDVSIGKNRRHMISNLKPYTQYAYFVKSMSPWDYHRQMEAYSKIQYFRTLPSKPSPPRRLYGISEIHTQIMVHWWPPQRPNGNITKYIIDYELHNLTSEENKTKSYGMEKPLFINDPPNCECNDPEPYYSGPQPEVEKYFNKTQTTYEEALPNLIYVSRRRPPVKQDKFEKVVDYTDLISGRPMSQVVENPTTTTTTTTTTTTEAPSSANVTKPKEITAELYEIFRLQVEERTRNIQDVDQEKFRILHDPPKCHSSDVSVANQLEQKCVVEEEIKGFVVPGNQQYYNMTNLLQNQYYRIYVRACVEGVVNGCSNPAILTVRTISAETFREIY; from the exons ATGTGGCGCTCTCTATTCGGGTTACTTCTTCTCTGCCCCCTGGCCGCCATCATACGAGCTGAGAACATTTGCGGTTCGATCGAAGTGCGCAAACTCTCGGACTTTGATCAACTGCGCAACTGCAGCCTTGTTGTGGGTCATGTGCGCATCGCAAATCTCCAGCTGCCGGGAAATGTCAATCTCACTCAGCTGCAAACGAATGTCACCGAAATCACCGACTATCTGCTGATCTATCATACGACGGGTCTGCTCACTGCCGAGTACATTTTCCCTAAGCTGCGTCTCATTCGTGGTCGGGAGCTGCTCTTCAATCAGTATTCATTCGTTGTCTACGAGAATCGCAATCTGCGGGAGATTGGactgttgcaattgttgcgcATACAGGATGGCAAAATACGCATCGAGAATAATCCTACGCTCTGCTATGTGGATACCATCGACTGGGTTTATTTGTTGGGTAACAGCACCAAGCAGCATTTCTCCATAAAG GGCAACAGATCGCCAAATCATTGTCCCTTGTGCAATGGTCTATCTGCAGACTATGATTATCTCCACAAGAATATGGCCTACTGCTGGAGAATTCTCGCGCCTCAGTTGAAGTTGACTCGGCCCAAGGTCGAGGGTTGCCCGGCGAGTTGTGGTCGCTTTGGCTGCGATGTGAATGGCACTTGTTGTGATCACAATTGCCTCACCGGTTGCTCCAGTCAGAATTGTACGCTGTGTGGCAATTATCAGCGCAATGGACGCTGTGTGAATCAATGCATTGCCAGCTATGAGCTGAACAAACGCCAGTGCATTGCAGGCAAGGAATGTCAACAGCTGAATCTCATTACATTGGCTCAAGGCTTGCGTTGTGTCGATCAGTGTCCTAAGAATCACAAGCCCATTATAGATGCCAATGGGGGAAAGCAATGCGATCTGGAGTGTAGGGGACTTTATCACGTGAAGCGTGTCGAGGACTTGGAGCAGCTGAGGGATTGTGTGAGCATCCAAGGTTCGCTGATTATCGAACTGGTGGATATTAAAG AGCCAATTGTGAAAGCATTAGAGCAAGCTTTGGGCAACATCAAGgagattacagggtatctaaaGGTGATACACTCCGCACCGTTGATGTCGCTGACATTTCTCATGAATCTTGACACCATACGCGGCGATGAGCTCATTGAGAAGAA ATACGCTTTGTATGTGGTCAATAATTATCACTTGGAGCACATTTGGCCCACAAATCGCCAGGTGGCCATACAGCATGGCTCAATTTTCTTCCATTTGAATCCTCGCTTGTGCTATGAGAAAATCTTGAATCTGCAGCCCGCGCTGAAAAACCTAAAGTCCGAAATATCCGTAGCCGATGTGTCGCCGAATTCGAATGGCGAGCGCATGATTTGTGGCGAAGATGTGTCCACATTGGATCCACAAATTCAGGATATTAACGCGACGGCTGTCAGCATTGTGCTCGATTTTATGAAGTATGAATATGTTAGTAATCTAATTGGATATACGTATCATTTCATGGAAGCACCCAAGCGCAATATAACCATGTACGATGGTCGCCATGGTTGTGGGCATGACAA TTGGCTAATGGATGTGTCAATCGGCAAGAATCGTCGGCATATGATCAGCAATCTGAAGCCCTACACACAGTATGCATACTTTGTAAAGTCCATGTCACCTTGGGATTACCACCGGCAAATGGAAGCTTATTCGAAGATACAATATTTCCGCACTCTGCCAAGCAAACCGAGTCCTCCGCGACGCCTCTATGGCATCTCGGAAATCCACACACAAATC ATGGTGCATTGGTGGCCGCCGCAACGTCCCAATGGCAACATCACCAAATACATTATTGATTATGAGCTGCATAATCTAACAAGCGAGGAGAACAAGACCAAAAGTTATGGCATGGAGAAGCCTCTCTTTATCAACGATCCCCCCAATTGTGAGTGCAATGATCCGGAGCCATATTATTCGGGTCCACAGCCGGAGGTGGAGAAGTATTTCAATAAGACGCAGACAACCTACGAAGAAGCGCTGCCCAATCTCATCTATGTGTC ACGTCGTCGACCGCCAGTCAAGCAAGACAAGTTTGAAAAGGTTGTGGATTATACGGATCTAATATCAGGTCGTCCCATGAGTCAAGTTGTTGAGAAtccaacaacgacaacaacaacaacaactactactacaacCGAAGCCCCATCATCTGCAAATGTGACCAAACCAAAGGAAATAACTGCGGAACTGTATGAAATATTCCGTTTACAAGTGGAGGAGAGGACACGCAATATTCAGGATGTGGATCAAGAGAAGTTTCGCATATTGCACGATCCGCCCAAGTGCCACAGCTCCGATGTTTCGGTGGCCAATCAACTCGAACAGAAGTGCGTTGTGGAGGAGGAAATTAAGGGATTTGTAGTGCCGGGCAATCAGCAATATTACAATATGACGAACTTGCTGCAAAATCAATACTATCGCATCTATGTGCGAGCCTGTGTTGAAGGCGTTGTCAACGGTTGCTCGAATCCGGCGATATTGACGGTTAGGACCATCAGCGCTGAG ACTTTTAGAGAGATCTATTGA
- the LOC132785732 gene encoding insulin-like peptide receptor isoform X1 has translation MWRSLFGLLLLCPLAAIIRAENICGSIEVRKLSDFDQLRNCSLVVGHVRIANLQLPGNVNLTQLQTNVTEITDYLLIYHTTGLLTAEYIFPKLRLIRGRELLFNQYSFVVYENRNLREIGLLQLLRIQDGKIRIENNPTLCYVDTIDWVYLLGNSTKQHFSIKGNRSPNHCPLCNGLSADYDYLHKNMAYCWRILAPQLKLTRPKVEGCPASCGRFGCDVNGTCCDHNCLTGCSSQNCTLCGNYQRNGRCVNQCIASYELNKRQCIAGKECQQLNLITLAQGLRCVDQCPKNHKPIIDANGGKQCDLECRGLYHVKRVEDLEQLRDCVSIQGSLIIELVDIKEPIVKALEQALGNIKEITGYLKVIHSAPLMSLTFLMNLDTIRGDELIEKKYALYVVNNYHLEHIWPTNRQVAIQHGSIFFHLNPRLCYEKILNLQPALKNLKSEISVADVSPNSNGERMICGEDVSTLDPQIQDINATAVSIVLDFMKYEYVSNLIGYTYHFMEAPKRNITMYDGRHGCGHDNWLMDVSIGKNRRHMISNLKPYTQYAYFVKSMSPWDYHRQMEAYSKIQYFRTLPSKPSPPRRLYGISEIHTQIMVHWWPPQRPNGNITKYIIDYELHNLTSEENKTKSYGMEKPLFINDPPNCECNDPEPYYSGPQPEVEKYFNKTQTTYEEALPNLIYVSRRRPPVKQDKFEKVVDYTDLISGRPMSQVVENPTTTTTTTTTTTTEAPSSANVTKPKEITAELYEIFRLQVEERTRNIQDVDQEKFRILHDPPKCHSSDVSVANQLEQKCVVEEEIKGFVVPGNQQYYNMTNLLQNQYYRIYVRACVEGVVNGCSNPAILTVRTISAEVEPILAERKRLQQMNKLF, from the exons ATGTGGCGCTCTCTATTCGGGTTACTTCTTCTCTGCCCCCTGGCCGCCATCATACGAGCTGAGAACATTTGCGGTTCGATCGAAGTGCGCAAACTCTCGGACTTTGATCAACTGCGCAACTGCAGCCTTGTTGTGGGTCATGTGCGCATCGCAAATCTCCAGCTGCCGGGAAATGTCAATCTCACTCAGCTGCAAACGAATGTCACCGAAATCACCGACTATCTGCTGATCTATCATACGACGGGTCTGCTCACTGCCGAGTACATTTTCCCTAAGCTGCGTCTCATTCGTGGTCGGGAGCTGCTCTTCAATCAGTATTCATTCGTTGTCTACGAGAATCGCAATCTGCGGGAGATTGGactgttgcaattgttgcgcATACAGGATGGCAAAATACGCATCGAGAATAATCCTACGCTCTGCTATGTGGATACCATCGACTGGGTTTATTTGTTGGGTAACAGCACCAAGCAGCATTTCTCCATAAAG GGCAACAGATCGCCAAATCATTGTCCCTTGTGCAATGGTCTATCTGCAGACTATGATTATCTCCACAAGAATATGGCCTACTGCTGGAGAATTCTCGCGCCTCAGTTGAAGTTGACTCGGCCCAAGGTCGAGGGTTGCCCGGCGAGTTGTGGTCGCTTTGGCTGCGATGTGAATGGCACTTGTTGTGATCACAATTGCCTCACCGGTTGCTCCAGTCAGAATTGTACGCTGTGTGGCAATTATCAGCGCAATGGACGCTGTGTGAATCAATGCATTGCCAGCTATGAGCTGAACAAACGCCAGTGCATTGCAGGCAAGGAATGTCAACAGCTGAATCTCATTACATTGGCTCAAGGCTTGCGTTGTGTCGATCAGTGTCCTAAGAATCACAAGCCCATTATAGATGCCAATGGGGGAAAGCAATGCGATCTGGAGTGTAGGGGACTTTATCACGTGAAGCGTGTCGAGGACTTGGAGCAGCTGAGGGATTGTGTGAGCATCCAAGGTTCGCTGATTATCGAACTGGTGGATATTAAAG AGCCAATTGTGAAAGCATTAGAGCAAGCTTTGGGCAACATCAAGgagattacagggtatctaaaGGTGATACACTCCGCACCGTTGATGTCGCTGACATTTCTCATGAATCTTGACACCATACGCGGCGATGAGCTCATTGAGAAGAA ATACGCTTTGTATGTGGTCAATAATTATCACTTGGAGCACATTTGGCCCACAAATCGCCAGGTGGCCATACAGCATGGCTCAATTTTCTTCCATTTGAATCCTCGCTTGTGCTATGAGAAAATCTTGAATCTGCAGCCCGCGCTGAAAAACCTAAAGTCCGAAATATCCGTAGCCGATGTGTCGCCGAATTCGAATGGCGAGCGCATGATTTGTGGCGAAGATGTGTCCACATTGGATCCACAAATTCAGGATATTAACGCGACGGCTGTCAGCATTGTGCTCGATTTTATGAAGTATGAATATGTTAGTAATCTAATTGGATATACGTATCATTTCATGGAAGCACCCAAGCGCAATATAACCATGTACGATGGTCGCCATGGTTGTGGGCATGACAA TTGGCTAATGGATGTGTCAATCGGCAAGAATCGTCGGCATATGATCAGCAATCTGAAGCCCTACACACAGTATGCATACTTTGTAAAGTCCATGTCACCTTGGGATTACCACCGGCAAATGGAAGCTTATTCGAAGATACAATATTTCCGCACTCTGCCAAGCAAACCGAGTCCTCCGCGACGCCTCTATGGCATCTCGGAAATCCACACACAAATC ATGGTGCATTGGTGGCCGCCGCAACGTCCCAATGGCAACATCACCAAATACATTATTGATTATGAGCTGCATAATCTAACAAGCGAGGAGAACAAGACCAAAAGTTATGGCATGGAGAAGCCTCTCTTTATCAACGATCCCCCCAATTGTGAGTGCAATGATCCGGAGCCATATTATTCGGGTCCACAGCCGGAGGTGGAGAAGTATTTCAATAAGACGCAGACAACCTACGAAGAAGCGCTGCCCAATCTCATCTATGTGTC ACGTCGTCGACCGCCAGTCAAGCAAGACAAGTTTGAAAAGGTTGTGGATTATACGGATCTAATATCAGGTCGTCCCATGAGTCAAGTTGTTGAGAAtccaacaacgacaacaacaacaacaactactactacaacCGAAGCCCCATCATCTGCAAATGTGACCAAACCAAAGGAAATAACTGCGGAACTGTATGAAATATTCCGTTTACAAGTGGAGGAGAGGACACGCAATATTCAGGATGTGGATCAAGAGAAGTTTCGCATATTGCACGATCCGCCCAAGTGCCACAGCTCCGATGTTTCGGTGGCCAATCAACTCGAACAGAAGTGCGTTGTGGAGGAGGAAATTAAGGGATTTGTAGTGCCGGGCAATCAGCAATATTACAATATGACGAACTTGCTGCAAAATCAATACTATCGCATCTATGTGCGAGCCTGTGTTGAAGGCGTTGTCAACGGTTGCTCGAATCCGGCGATATTGACGGTTAGGACCATCAGCGCTGAGGTAGAACCAATACTGGCAGAAAGAAAACGTCTCcaacaaatgaacaaattaTTCTGA